Proteins co-encoded in one Hyla sarda isolate aHylSar1 chromosome 4, aHylSar1.hap1, whole genome shotgun sequence genomic window:
- the ZNF710 gene encoding zinc finger protein 710 isoform X1 — protein sequence MVCNMDRFTDFGTQTDTVVVLSLAQAAVLGLVSDNELFGATISPSGFFPASRSNFSDNGPIEAEQPEGDNYLNTGGKVAAEPLEDEALDSEKHPKRKKRLPVKVVPKIKCEKPEEEIDAGEICQVTIGAKTEEGENEDLVSQDTQEQTIDNTVQSSSMKMIDLSTFHRKPKRFRHFRERLRHDVDTDYRRVLHHPIQNTYPLPPMPMITGNSSMESMQRQCSFGPSLVQPSDTRNPMVGSPKTEENVQSFIWPEPNEHETDTAETIERNKKAQLDRLDINVQIDDSYLVEAGDRQKRWQCRMCEKSYTSKYNLVTHILGHSGIKPHSCPHCNKLFKQPSHLQTHLLTHQGTRPHKCEVCNKAFTQTSHLKRHMLLHTDIKPYSCRFCGRGFAYPSELKAHEVKHENGRCHVCVECGLDFATLTQLKRHISSHQGPTMYQCMECNKSFHYRSQLQNHMLKHQNVRPFVCKECGMEFSQIHHLKQHSLTHKGVKEFKCEVCGREFTLHANMKRHMLIHASVRPFQCHICFKTFVQKQTLKTHMIVHSPVKPFKCKVCGKSFNRMYNLLGHMHLHAGYKPFKCPYCSSKFNLKGNLSRHMKVKHGVMDISLENQDPMMDLPDQEANDMDSQQGMVDFEENSYGYGEVENPTEDRSMAAQTTKDMVYYNVL from the exons ATGGTATGTAACATGGATCGGTTCACTGACTTTGGCACACAGACTGATACGGTGGTGGTGCTGTCTCTAGCACAGGCAGCTGTCTTGGGCCTGGTGTCAGACAACGAACTTTTTGGAGCCACGATCAGCCCTAGTGGATTCTTCCCTGCCTCTAGGAGCAACTTTTCAGATAATGGACCTATTGAGGCAGAGCAGCCAGAAGGTGACAACTACCTAAACACTGGGGGAAAGGTTGCAGCTGAACCACTAGAAGATGAAGCCTTAGATTCAGAAAAACATCCAAAACGGAAGAAACGTCTACCAGTCAAAGTGGTtcctaaaataaaatgtgaaaaacctgAAGAAGAAATAGATGCAGGAGAGATCTGCCAGGTCACTATAGGAGCCAAAACTGAAGAAGGTGAAAATGAAGACTTAGTTTCACAAGATACTCAGGAGCAAACAATTGACAACACTGTACAAAGCAGTTCTATGAAAATGATTGATCTCAGTACATTTCATAGAAAGCCAAAGAGGTTTCGTCACTTTAGAGAGAGACTACGTCATGATGTGGATACGGACTATCGACGTGTATTACATCACCCCATACAAAACACTTACCCTCTCCCACCCATGCCAATGATCACTGGGAACTCCAGCATGGAGAGTATGCAAAGGCAGTGTAGTTTTGGTCCTAGTTTAGTGCAGCCTAGTGACACTAGAAATCCAATGGTTGGATCACCCAAAACAGAGGAAAATGTGCAAAGCTTTATTTGGCCTGAACCCAATGAACATGAAACAGATACAGCTGAAACAATTGAACGCAACAAAAAAGCTCAGTTGGATAGGCTGGATATAAATGTACAGATTGATGATTCTTACCTGGTGGAGGCTGGTGATCGACAGAAACGGTGGCAGTGCCGAATGTGTGAGAAATCCTATACCTCAAAGTACAACTTAGTCACACACATTCTGGGGCACAGCGGTATCAAACCCCATTCGTGCCCACACTGCAACAAACTTTTCAAACAGCCAAGTCATTTACAGACTCATCTCCTGACACACCAAGGGACAAGACCGCACAAGTGTGAGGTGTGCAACAAAGCCTTTACACAGACCAGCCACCTGAAGAGACATATGTTACTTCACACAGATATCAAACCCTACAGTTGCCGCTTCTGTGGTCGGGGATTTGCTTACCCCAGTGAACTCAAAGCCCATGAAGTCAAGCATGAAAATGGCCGTTGCCATGTCTGTGTTGAATGTGGACTGGACTTTGCTACATTAACACAGCTGAAGCGTCACATTTCCTCACACCAAGGTCCCACAATGTACCAGTGTATGGAGTGCAACAAGTCCTTCCATTATCGCAGCCAGCTACAAAACCATATGCTGAAGCATCAGAATGTTCGACCATTTGTCTGTAAAGAATGTGGCATGGAGTTTAGCCAAATCCATCATCTCAAACAGCACTCACTTACACATAAG GGAGTAAAGGAGTTTAAATGTGAGGTATGTGGGCGGGAGTTCACTCTGCATGCCAACATGAAGCGTCACATGCTGATCCATGCCAGTGTTCGCCCATTCCAGTGCCATATCTGCTTTAAGACCTTTGTACAGAAGCAAACGCTGAAGACCCATATGATAGTGCACTCCCCTGTGAAGCCGTTCAAATGCAAG GTGTGCGGCAAATCTTTCAACCGAATGTATAATTTGCTGGGTCACATGCACCTTCATGCAGGATACAAGCCCTTTAAATGCCCATATTGCTCTAGCAAGTTTAACTTGAAAGGCAACCTCAGTCGTCACATGAAGGTCAAACATGGAGTCATGGACATCAGCTTGGAAAACCAAG ACCCAATGATGGATCTTCCTGACCAAGAAGCCAACGATATGGACAGCCAACAAGGAATGGTGGACTTTGAGGAGAACTCATACGGTTATGGAGAAGTGGAAAATCCAACTGAAGATCGGTCAATGGCTGCGCAAACTACAAAAGATATGGTCTATTACAATGTCTTATAG
- the ZNF710 gene encoding zinc finger protein 710 isoform X2, which produces MVCNMDRFTDFGTQTDTVVVLSLAQAAVLGLVSDNELFGATISPSGFFPASRSNFSDNGPIEAEQPEGDNYLNTGGKVAAEPLEDEALDSEKHPKRKKRLPVKVVPKIKCEKPEEEIDAGEICQVTIGAKTEEGENEDLVSQDTQEQTIDNTVQSSSMKMIDLSTFHRKPKRFRHFRERLRHDVDTDYRRVLHHPIQNTYPLPPMPMITGNSSMESMQRQCSFGPSLVQPSDTRNPMVGSPKTEENVQSFIWPEPNEHETDTAETIERNKKAQLDRLDINVQIDDSYLVEAGDRQKRWQCRMCEKSYTSKYNLVTHILGHSGIKPHSCPHCNKLFKQPSHLQTHLLTHQGTRPHKCEVCNKAFTQTSHLKRHMLLHTDIKPYSCRFCGRGFAYPSELKAHEVKHENGRCHVCVECGLDFATLTQLKRHISSHQGPTMYQCMECNKSFHYRSQLQNHMLKHQNVRPFVCKECGMEFSQIHHLKQHSLTHKGVKEFKCEVCGKSFNRMYNLLGHMHLHAGYKPFKCPYCSSKFNLKGNLSRHMKVKHGVMDISLENQDPMMDLPDQEANDMDSQQGMVDFEENSYGYGEVENPTEDRSMAAQTTKDMVYYNVL; this is translated from the exons ATGGTATGTAACATGGATCGGTTCACTGACTTTGGCACACAGACTGATACGGTGGTGGTGCTGTCTCTAGCACAGGCAGCTGTCTTGGGCCTGGTGTCAGACAACGAACTTTTTGGAGCCACGATCAGCCCTAGTGGATTCTTCCCTGCCTCTAGGAGCAACTTTTCAGATAATGGACCTATTGAGGCAGAGCAGCCAGAAGGTGACAACTACCTAAACACTGGGGGAAAGGTTGCAGCTGAACCACTAGAAGATGAAGCCTTAGATTCAGAAAAACATCCAAAACGGAAGAAACGTCTACCAGTCAAAGTGGTtcctaaaataaaatgtgaaaaacctgAAGAAGAAATAGATGCAGGAGAGATCTGCCAGGTCACTATAGGAGCCAAAACTGAAGAAGGTGAAAATGAAGACTTAGTTTCACAAGATACTCAGGAGCAAACAATTGACAACACTGTACAAAGCAGTTCTATGAAAATGATTGATCTCAGTACATTTCATAGAAAGCCAAAGAGGTTTCGTCACTTTAGAGAGAGACTACGTCATGATGTGGATACGGACTATCGACGTGTATTACATCACCCCATACAAAACACTTACCCTCTCCCACCCATGCCAATGATCACTGGGAACTCCAGCATGGAGAGTATGCAAAGGCAGTGTAGTTTTGGTCCTAGTTTAGTGCAGCCTAGTGACACTAGAAATCCAATGGTTGGATCACCCAAAACAGAGGAAAATGTGCAAAGCTTTATTTGGCCTGAACCCAATGAACATGAAACAGATACAGCTGAAACAATTGAACGCAACAAAAAAGCTCAGTTGGATAGGCTGGATATAAATGTACAGATTGATGATTCTTACCTGGTGGAGGCTGGTGATCGACAGAAACGGTGGCAGTGCCGAATGTGTGAGAAATCCTATACCTCAAAGTACAACTTAGTCACACACATTCTGGGGCACAGCGGTATCAAACCCCATTCGTGCCCACACTGCAACAAACTTTTCAAACAGCCAAGTCATTTACAGACTCATCTCCTGACACACCAAGGGACAAGACCGCACAAGTGTGAGGTGTGCAACAAAGCCTTTACACAGACCAGCCACCTGAAGAGACATATGTTACTTCACACAGATATCAAACCCTACAGTTGCCGCTTCTGTGGTCGGGGATTTGCTTACCCCAGTGAACTCAAAGCCCATGAAGTCAAGCATGAAAATGGCCGTTGCCATGTCTGTGTTGAATGTGGACTGGACTTTGCTACATTAACACAGCTGAAGCGTCACATTTCCTCACACCAAGGTCCCACAATGTACCAGTGTATGGAGTGCAACAAGTCCTTCCATTATCGCAGCCAGCTACAAAACCATATGCTGAAGCATCAGAATGTTCGACCATTTGTCTGTAAAGAATGTGGCATGGAGTTTAGCCAAATCCATCATCTCAAACAGCACTCACTTACACATAAG GGAGTAAAGGAGTTTAAATGTGAG GTGTGCGGCAAATCTTTCAACCGAATGTATAATTTGCTGGGTCACATGCACCTTCATGCAGGATACAAGCCCTTTAAATGCCCATATTGCTCTAGCAAGTTTAACTTGAAAGGCAACCTCAGTCGTCACATGAAGGTCAAACATGGAGTCATGGACATCAGCTTGGAAAACCAAG ACCCAATGATGGATCTTCCTGACCAAGAAGCCAACGATATGGACAGCCAACAAGGAATGGTGGACTTTGAGGAGAACTCATACGGTTATGGAGAAGTGGAAAATCCAACTGAAGATCGGTCAATGGCTGCGCAAACTACAAAAGATATGGTCTATTACAATGTCTTATAG